The Pantanalinema sp. genome contains the following window.
CCGCGAGGTCATCAAGCAGGAGAACCTCTTCCTGATCAGCGACGTCGACGGCAACATCTACCCCGGCTGCGGCTGCGGGATGGGGCTCTACGCCGCCGACACCCGCTTCTTGAGCGGGTGGATCTTCCGGCTGGAGGGCAAGGTCCCCAGCCTGCTGTCGAGCTCCAGCGAGCGCACCTACCTCTCGCAGATCGAGTTCATGAACCAGGTGCTCAGGTACCCGAACGGCCGGCTGATCCCCCAGGAGACCCTTTACCTCTCGTGCGATCGCGCCATCGAGGACGCGGTGCGCGACCGGATCAAGATCGTCAACTACAATCCCTTCTCGGCCAATCTGAGCTTCTCGCTGGAGTTCCGCGCCGACTACGCCGACATGTTCGAGGTCCGCGGCATGCACCGGCAGCACCACGGCCTCTTCCTGCAGCCCAAGATCGAGGAGCGCACCTTGATCCTCGCCTACATGGGCGAGGACAAGACCTTCCGCCAGACCCGCATCACCTTCGAGATCCAGGCGAGCGCGTTCTACATCGAGCCCCTGCCCCCCGAGCACGCCTCGGTCGGCGGGGTGGTCCGGTTCAGCCTGGAATGCCCGGGCCACGGCGCCGAGACGGCCTTCGCCTACACCGTCGAGACCCTGATCGCGGGCGAAGGCTCCCTGCAAGCCACCAAGCGAGAGGAGAGCTTCGAGGCCTTCGTCGATCGGCTGGACGCGGCCGCAAAGAGCAAGGTCGCGGGTTGCACGCGCCTTACGACCAGCAACGCCATCTACAACCTCATCCTCTCGCGCAGCGAGCGCGACATCGCGGCCCTGTCGACCATGTACCCGACCGGCCCCTACCTCGCGGCCGGGATTCCCTGGTACACCGCGCCCTTCGGCCGCGACGGGCTCCTCACCGCCTTCCAGAGCCTGATGATCCGTCCCGATCTGGCCTACGGCACCCTGAGGTACCTGGCGGCGCACCAGGCCCACGAGGACGAGAGCTTCCGCGACGCCGAGCCCGGCAAGATCCTTCACGAGCTGCGCGTGGGCGAGCTCGCCCGGCTCGGCCAGATCCCCCAGACCCCCTACTACGGCTCGGTGGACTCCACCCCGCTCTTCCTCATCCTGCTCTCCGAGACCTACCGCTGGACGGGGGACCTCGAGCTGGTGCGCGAGCTGTGGGACGCGGTGGAGGCCGCCCTCATGTGGATCGAGGTGTACGGCGACCTGGA
Protein-coding sequences here:
- a CDS encoding amylo-alpha-1,6-glucosidase, encoding MAPAEDSKQPRSPEPPPDSTTLEVGGEIYTIDRELSAVLASGIPAILTSCRHGREVIKQENLFLISDVDGNIYPGCGCGMGLYAADTRFLSGWIFRLEGKVPSLLSSSSERTYLSQIEFMNQVLRYPNGRLIPQETLYLSCDRAIEDAVRDRIKIVNYNPFSANLSFSLEFRADYADMFEVRGMHRQHHGLFLQPKIEERTLILAYMGEDKTFRQTRITFEIQASAFYIEPLPPEHASVGGVVRFSLECPGHGAETAFAYTVETLIAGEGSLQATKREESFEAFVDRLDAAAKSKVAGCTRLTTSNAIYNLILSRSERDIAALSTMYPTGPYLAAGIPWYTAPFGRDGLLTAFQSLMIRPDLAYGTLRYLAAHQAHEDESFRDAEPGKILHELRVGELARLGQIPQTPYYGSVDSTPLFLILLSETYRWTGDLELVRELWDAVEAALMWIEVYGDLDGDGFVEYERRSPLGLVVQGWKDSVNSVIRPDATLATGPIALAEVQGYVYDAKKRIAQLCYTLDLRILGDRLNREADELKEAFHRAFWSEEDGFYALALDGDKKQVRTPTSNPCHGLWSGIIPEDRIPGMVAFTMGKGMFSGWGIRTLSADSPVYNPMSYHNGTVWPHDNSIIAQGLAQNGYKQEVLVLLDALYQASLHFPYYRLPELFCGFPKEGELDRPVPYPVACSPQAWAAGTIFLLLQSALGIVPDAAGNALRIVQPQLPGWLEEVRIDGLRVGQSRLDLQFMQYSGITTARVLSKEGRVKVLIEG